A genomic region of Caenorhabditis elegans chromosome V contains the following coding sequences:
- the wdr-62 gene encoding Cep57 centrosome microtubule-binding domain-containing protein (Confirmed by transcript evidence) — protein sequence MKWGDMPQQSNNNDWHPSSTVDIHHVSPVMATSMIPPQTQHQYGYRDHGTSYPMPDSTHPPPLAPRTTSRVLSTAPSQQALQQIQASSPFRRKSMDRNSLSRRFLENGGAQPKTVWSPSALANQGAPRRSNSNLFAATNLEVPPTSTNLSRRHTDKQPQKLRFTTTVQTREISLDDEVVESDDDAITSTTFEPKYKNRIGYRRPSTVTVDTRDADVARRRVAGTSFKKSDRADDLNFASSLRSRSQSPNKFALSQMINSRDTPSSPSSTTGSSIVGRNLQQRRRGSDVSYVRSATRGRDEMRKSTDALNKLMAVRSKLHQSSENLRKSTENLALLKNLEEASNHSTPKARTRSSSNLRNADNLGNMESFGTFDADSRMKSGSTSSLAHSRMMARSIGNLNDSLAMEGSNNYDSPSQRLANTIQMMRKASNPDLTAPEQFEDTGSPFAQRMARGAVQKKMERYRAKNKSGNVVGRNQTSEESDSNNSDMMPLSINKRALTAGNRSTTGSDFSPASSRGSSSLAMGSGPIGSGLPSSRRLYDQQRSVLSSSGTPRRTGNNYLVTKMSEQMNKSMEGPDLGSDESPRSSVNSHEWQNLMENSQDGTKNPLICHVQDCMEQLRIHVDKSLQAKKLVEDDTSLAMEQKKIVMCEIDRSIERLIEKLAPNQLSRSNDRSNGNVSVGNDYTPKGANIYGILKENLSSRQ from the exons ATGAAATGGGGAGACATGCCGCAGCAATCCAATAATAACG ACTGGCATCCATCCTCAACTGTAGATATTCATCACGTATCACCAGTTATGGCTACCTCAATGATTCCTCCACAAACACAACATCAATATGGATATAGAGATCATG GAACCTCCTACCCTATGCCTGACTCAACTCATCCTCCACCACTTGCACCACGAACAACATCTCGAGTTTTATCAACGGCTCCATCACAACAAGCTCTTCAACAAATTCAAGCATCAAGTCCATTCCGTCGAAAGTCGATGGATCGAAACAGTCTTTCCAGAAGGTTCCTTGAAAATGGTGGAGCTCAGCCAAAAACAGTTTGGAGCCCATCTGCTCTTGCTAATCAGGGAGCTCCGCGAAGAAGTAACTCGAATCTATTTGCTGCTACAAATCTAGAAGTTCCACCAACTTCCACAAATTTATCCAGAAGAc ACACAGATAAACAACCACAGAAACTTCGGTTTACGACCACCGTTCAAACGCGCGAGATATCTCTTGATGATGAAGTTGTCGAATCAGATGATGACGCTATCACTTCAACAACTTTTGAgccaaaatacaaaaatagaaTAGGATATCGACGACCTAGTACTGTAACAGTAGATACTCGTGATGCAGATGTTGCAAGAAGAAGGGTAGCTGGAACATCATTCAAGAAATCTGATAGAG CAGATGATCTCAATTTCGCCTCCTCACTCCGCAGTCGAAGCCAGAGTCCAAATAAGTTTGCACTCAGCCAAATGATCAACTCACGAGATACACCTTCAAGCCCATCTTCCACAACTGGAAGTTCAATTGTTGGTAGAAATCTACAACAGAGGCGACGTGGTTCAGATGTTTCGTATGTTCGATCAGCGACACGCGGTAGagatgaaatgagaaaaagtacGGATGCATTGAATAAACTTATGGCTGTGAGAAGCAAGCTTCATCAATCCAGTGAGAACTTGAGAAAGTCAAcggaaaatttggcacttttgaaaaatctggaagaaGCATCGAATCATTCGACTCCGAAAGCAAGAACACGAAGTAGTAGCAATTTGAGAAACGCCGACAATCTCGGAAATATGGAATCATTTGGTACATTTGATGCTGATTCAAGGATGAAATCAGG atcaACAAGCTCACTTGCTCACTCTCGAATGATGGCTCGAagtattggaaatttgaatgacAGTCTAGCAATGGAAGGATCGAATAATTATGATTCACCAAGTCAGCGGCTAGCCAACACAATACAAATGATGAGAAAAGCTAGTAATCCAGATCTCACCGCTCCTGAACAATTTGAAGATACTGGAAGCCCATTTGCACAGAGAATGGCTCGTGGAGCCGtacaaaagaaaatggaaagatATCGAGCAAAGAATAAGAGTGGAAATGTTGTTGGAAGAAATCAAACATCGGAAGAAAGTGATTCAAATAATTCGGATATGATGCCATTAAGTATTAATAAAAGAGCTTTGACTGCTGGAAATCGGTCAACAACTGGATCAGATTTCTCTCCAGCTTCATCAAGAGGATCTTCCTCCCTTGCAATGGGTAGTGGAC cAATCGGTAGTGGTCTTCCATCGAGCCGTCGTCTTTACGATCAACAGAGAAGTGTTCTTTCTTCATCTGGTACCCCAAGAAGAActggaaataattatttgGTTACCAAGATGAGTGAACAAATGAATAAATCAATGGAAGGTCCTGATCTTGGAAGTGATGAATCTCCACGTAGTTCTGTTAATTCTCACGAGTGGCAGAATCTCATGGAGAATTCCCAAGATGGTACCAAAAATC CACTGATTTGCCACGTTCAAGACTGCATGGAACAACTGCGAATTCATGTCGATAAGAGTCTTCAAGCTAAGAAACTG gtgGAAGACGATACTTCTCTGGCTATGGAACAGAAAAAGATAGTTATGTGTGAAATTGACCGTTCAATTGAAcgattgattgaaaaattagccCCAAATCAATTATCAAG GTCAAATGACAGAAGCAATGGAAACGTGTCAGTTGGCAATGACTATACTCCAAAAGGCGCGAATATTTACGGAATCCTCAAAGAGAACCTCTCATCCAGACAGTGA
- the wdr-62 gene encoding Protein kinase domain-containing protein (Confirmed by transcript evidence), giving the protein MKWGDMPQQSNNNDWHPSSTVDIHHVSPVMATSMIPPQTQHQYGYRDHGTSYPMPDSTHPPPLAPRTTSRVLSTAPSQQALQQIQASSPFRRKSMDRNSLSRRFLENGGAQPKTVWSPSALANQGAPRRSNSNLFAATNLEVPPTSTNLSRRPDDLNFASSLRSRSQSPNKFALSQMINSRDTPSSPSSTTGSSIVGRNLQQRRRGSDVSYVRSATRGRDEMRKSTDALNKLMAVRSKLHQSSENLRKSTENLALLKNLEEASNHSTPKARTRSSSNLRNADNLGNMESFGTFDADSRMKSGSTSSLAHSRMMARSIGNLNDSLAMEGSNNYDSPSQRLANTIQMMRKASNPDLTAPEQFEDTGSPFAQRMARGAVQKKMERYRAKNKSGNVVGRNQTSEESDSNNSDMMPLSINKRALTAGNRSTTGSDFSPASSRGSSSLAMGSGPIGSGLPSSRRLYDQQRSVLSSSGTPRRTGNNYLVTKMSEQMNKSMEGPDLGSDESPRSSVNSHEWQNLMENSQDGTKNPLICHVQDCMEQLRIHVDKSLQAKKLVEDDTSLAMEQKKIVMCEIDRSIERLIEKLAPNQLSRSNDRSNGNVSVGNDYTPKGANIYGILKENLSSRQ; this is encoded by the exons ATGAAATGGGGAGACATGCCGCAGCAATCCAATAATAACG ACTGGCATCCATCCTCAACTGTAGATATTCATCACGTATCACCAGTTATGGCTACCTCAATGATTCCTCCACAAACACAACATCAATATGGATATAGAGATCATG GAACCTCCTACCCTATGCCTGACTCAACTCATCCTCCACCACTTGCACCACGAACAACATCTCGAGTTTTATCAACGGCTCCATCACAACAAGCTCTTCAACAAATTCAAGCATCAAGTCCATTCCGTCGAAAGTCGATGGATCGAAACAGTCTTTCCAGAAGGTTCCTTGAAAATGGTGGAGCTCAGCCAAAAACAGTTTGGAGCCCATCTGCTCTTGCTAATCAGGGAGCTCCGCGAAGAAGTAACTCGAATCTATTTGCTGCTACAAATCTAGAAGTTCCACCAACTTCCACAAATTTATCCAGAAGAc CAGATGATCTCAATTTCGCCTCCTCACTCCGCAGTCGAAGCCAGAGTCCAAATAAGTTTGCACTCAGCCAAATGATCAACTCACGAGATACACCTTCAAGCCCATCTTCCACAACTGGAAGTTCAATTGTTGGTAGAAATCTACAACAGAGGCGACGTGGTTCAGATGTTTCGTATGTTCGATCAGCGACACGCGGTAGagatgaaatgagaaaaagtacGGATGCATTGAATAAACTTATGGCTGTGAGAAGCAAGCTTCATCAATCCAGTGAGAACTTGAGAAAGTCAAcggaaaatttggcacttttgaaaaatctggaagaaGCATCGAATCATTCGACTCCGAAAGCAAGAACACGAAGTAGTAGCAATTTGAGAAACGCCGACAATCTCGGAAATATGGAATCATTTGGTACATTTGATGCTGATTCAAGGATGAAATCAGG atcaACAAGCTCACTTGCTCACTCTCGAATGATGGCTCGAagtattggaaatttgaatgacAGTCTAGCAATGGAAGGATCGAATAATTATGATTCACCAAGTCAGCGGCTAGCCAACACAATACAAATGATGAGAAAAGCTAGTAATCCAGATCTCACCGCTCCTGAACAATTTGAAGATACTGGAAGCCCATTTGCACAGAGAATGGCTCGTGGAGCCGtacaaaagaaaatggaaagatATCGAGCAAAGAATAAGAGTGGAAATGTTGTTGGAAGAAATCAAACATCGGAAGAAAGTGATTCAAATAATTCGGATATGATGCCATTAAGTATTAATAAAAGAGCTTTGACTGCTGGAAATCGGTCAACAACTGGATCAGATTTCTCTCCAGCTTCATCAAGAGGATCTTCCTCCCTTGCAATGGGTAGTGGAC cAATCGGTAGTGGTCTTCCATCGAGCCGTCGTCTTTACGATCAACAGAGAAGTGTTCTTTCTTCATCTGGTACCCCAAGAAGAActggaaataattatttgGTTACCAAGATGAGTGAACAAATGAATAAATCAATGGAAGGTCCTGATCTTGGAAGTGATGAATCTCCACGTAGTTCTGTTAATTCTCACGAGTGGCAGAATCTCATGGAGAATTCCCAAGATGGTACCAAAAATC CACTGATTTGCCACGTTCAAGACTGCATGGAACAACTGCGAATTCATGTCGATAAGAGTCTTCAAGCTAAGAAACTG gtgGAAGACGATACTTCTCTGGCTATGGAACAGAAAAAGATAGTTATGTGTGAAATTGACCGTTCAATTGAAcgattgattgaaaaattagccCCAAATCAATTATCAAG GTCAAATGACAGAAGCAATGGAAACGTGTCAGTTGGCAATGACTATACTCCAAAAGGCGCGAATATTTACGGAATCCTCAAAGAGAACCTCTCATCCAGACAGTGA
- the wdr-62 gene encoding Cep57 centrosome microtubule-binding domain-containing protein (Confirmed by transcript evidence): MATSMIPPQTQHQYGYRDHGTSYPMPDSTHPPPLAPRTTSRVLSTAPSQQALQQIQASSPFRRKSMDRNSLSRRFLENGGAQPKTVWSPSALANQGAPRRSNSNLFAATNLEVPPTSTNLSRRHTDKQPQKLRFTTTVQTREISLDDEVVESDDDAITSTTFEPKYKNRIGYRRPSTVTVDTRDADVARRRVAGTSFKKSDRADDLNFASSLRSRSQSPNKFALSQMINSRDTPSSPSSTTGSSIVGRNLQQRRRGSDVSYVRSATRGRDEMRKSTDALNKLMAVRSKLHQSSENLRKSTENLALLKNLEEASNHSTPKARTRSSSNLRNADNLGNMESFGTFDADSRMKSGSTSSLAHSRMMARSIGNLNDSLAMEGSNNYDSPSQRLANTIQMMRKASNPDLTAPEQFEDTGSPFAQRMARGAVQKKMERYRAKNKSGNVVGRNQTSEESDSNNSDMMPLSINKRALTAGNRSTTGSDFSPASSRGSSSLAMGSGPIGSGLPSSRRLYDQQRSVLSSSGTPRRTGNNYLVTKMSEQMNKSMEGPDLGSDESPRSSVNSHEWQNLMENSQDGTKNPLICHVQDCMEQLRIHVDKSLQAKKLVEDDTSLAMEQKKIVMCEIDRSIERLIEKLAPNQLSRSNDRSNGNVSVGNDYTPKGANIYGILKENLSSRQ, translated from the exons ATGGCTACCTCAATGATTCCTCCACAAACACAACATCAATATGGATATAGAGATCATG GAACCTCCTACCCTATGCCTGACTCAACTCATCCTCCACCACTTGCACCACGAACAACATCTCGAGTTTTATCAACGGCTCCATCACAACAAGCTCTTCAACAAATTCAAGCATCAAGTCCATTCCGTCGAAAGTCGATGGATCGAAACAGTCTTTCCAGAAGGTTCCTTGAAAATGGTGGAGCTCAGCCAAAAACAGTTTGGAGCCCATCTGCTCTTGCTAATCAGGGAGCTCCGCGAAGAAGTAACTCGAATCTATTTGCTGCTACAAATCTAGAAGTTCCACCAACTTCCACAAATTTATCCAGAAGAc ACACAGATAAACAACCACAGAAACTTCGGTTTACGACCACCGTTCAAACGCGCGAGATATCTCTTGATGATGAAGTTGTCGAATCAGATGATGACGCTATCACTTCAACAACTTTTGAgccaaaatacaaaaatagaaTAGGATATCGACGACCTAGTACTGTAACAGTAGATACTCGTGATGCAGATGTTGCAAGAAGAAGGGTAGCTGGAACATCATTCAAGAAATCTGATAGAG CAGATGATCTCAATTTCGCCTCCTCACTCCGCAGTCGAAGCCAGAGTCCAAATAAGTTTGCACTCAGCCAAATGATCAACTCACGAGATACACCTTCAAGCCCATCTTCCACAACTGGAAGTTCAATTGTTGGTAGAAATCTACAACAGAGGCGACGTGGTTCAGATGTTTCGTATGTTCGATCAGCGACACGCGGTAGagatgaaatgagaaaaagtacGGATGCATTGAATAAACTTATGGCTGTGAGAAGCAAGCTTCATCAATCCAGTGAGAACTTGAGAAAGTCAAcggaaaatttggcacttttgaaaaatctggaagaaGCATCGAATCATTCGACTCCGAAAGCAAGAACACGAAGTAGTAGCAATTTGAGAAACGCCGACAATCTCGGAAATATGGAATCATTTGGTACATTTGATGCTGATTCAAGGATGAAATCAGG atcaACAAGCTCACTTGCTCACTCTCGAATGATGGCTCGAagtattggaaatttgaatgacAGTCTAGCAATGGAAGGATCGAATAATTATGATTCACCAAGTCAGCGGCTAGCCAACACAATACAAATGATGAGAAAAGCTAGTAATCCAGATCTCACCGCTCCTGAACAATTTGAAGATACTGGAAGCCCATTTGCACAGAGAATGGCTCGTGGAGCCGtacaaaagaaaatggaaagatATCGAGCAAAGAATAAGAGTGGAAATGTTGTTGGAAGAAATCAAACATCGGAAGAAAGTGATTCAAATAATTCGGATATGATGCCATTAAGTATTAATAAAAGAGCTTTGACTGCTGGAAATCGGTCAACAACTGGATCAGATTTCTCTCCAGCTTCATCAAGAGGATCTTCCTCCCTTGCAATGGGTAGTGGAC cAATCGGTAGTGGTCTTCCATCGAGCCGTCGTCTTTACGATCAACAGAGAAGTGTTCTTTCTTCATCTGGTACCCCAAGAAGAActggaaataattatttgGTTACCAAGATGAGTGAACAAATGAATAAATCAATGGAAGGTCCTGATCTTGGAAGTGATGAATCTCCACGTAGTTCTGTTAATTCTCACGAGTGGCAGAATCTCATGGAGAATTCCCAAGATGGTACCAAAAATC CACTGATTTGCCACGTTCAAGACTGCATGGAACAACTGCGAATTCATGTCGATAAGAGTCTTCAAGCTAAGAAACTG gtgGAAGACGATACTTCTCTGGCTATGGAACAGAAAAAGATAGTTATGTGTGAAATTGACCGTTCAATTGAAcgattgattgaaaaattagccCCAAATCAATTATCAAG GTCAAATGACAGAAGCAATGGAAACGTGTCAGTTGGCAATGACTATACTCCAAAAGGCGCGAATATTTACGGAATCCTCAAAGAGAACCTCTCATCCAGACAGTGA
- the wdr-62 gene encoding WD Repeat protein (Confirmed by transcript evidence;~Product from WormBase gene class wdr), producing the protein MATSMIPPQTQHQYGYRDHGTSYPMPDSTHPPPLAPRTTSRVLSTAPSQQALQQIQASSPFRRKSMDRNSLSRRFLENGGAQPKTVWSPSALANQGAPRRSNSNLFAATNLEVPPTSTNLSRRPDDLNFASSLRSRSQSPNKFALSQMINSRDTPSSPSSTTGSSIVGRNLQQRRRGSDVSYVRSATRGRDEMRKSTDALNKLMAVRSKLHQSSENLRKSTENLALLKNLEEASNHSTPKARTRSSSNLRNADNLGNMESFGTFDADSRMKSGSTSSLAHSRMMARSIGNLNDSLAMEGSNNYDSPSQRLANTIQMMRKASNPDLTAPEQFEDTGSPFAQRMARGAVQKKMERYRAKNKSGNVVGRNQTSEESDSNNSDMMPLSINKRALTAGNRSTTGSDFSPASSRGSSSLAMGSGPIGSGLPSSRRLYDQQRSVLSSSGTPRRTGNNYLVTKMSEQMNKSMEGPDLGSDESPRSSVNSHEWQNLMENSQDGTKNPLICHVQDCMEQLRIHVDKSLQAKKLVEDDTSLAMEQKKIVMCEIDRSIERLIEKLAPNQLSRSNDRSNGNVSVGNDYTPKGANIYGILKENLSSRQ; encoded by the exons ATGGCTACCTCAATGATTCCTCCACAAACACAACATCAATATGGATATAGAGATCATG GAACCTCCTACCCTATGCCTGACTCAACTCATCCTCCACCACTTGCACCACGAACAACATCTCGAGTTTTATCAACGGCTCCATCACAACAAGCTCTTCAACAAATTCAAGCATCAAGTCCATTCCGTCGAAAGTCGATGGATCGAAACAGTCTTTCCAGAAGGTTCCTTGAAAATGGTGGAGCTCAGCCAAAAACAGTTTGGAGCCCATCTGCTCTTGCTAATCAGGGAGCTCCGCGAAGAAGTAACTCGAATCTATTTGCTGCTACAAATCTAGAAGTTCCACCAACTTCCACAAATTTATCCAGAAGAc CAGATGATCTCAATTTCGCCTCCTCACTCCGCAGTCGAAGCCAGAGTCCAAATAAGTTTGCACTCAGCCAAATGATCAACTCACGAGATACACCTTCAAGCCCATCTTCCACAACTGGAAGTTCAATTGTTGGTAGAAATCTACAACAGAGGCGACGTGGTTCAGATGTTTCGTATGTTCGATCAGCGACACGCGGTAGagatgaaatgagaaaaagtacGGATGCATTGAATAAACTTATGGCTGTGAGAAGCAAGCTTCATCAATCCAGTGAGAACTTGAGAAAGTCAAcggaaaatttggcacttttgaaaaatctggaagaaGCATCGAATCATTCGACTCCGAAAGCAAGAACACGAAGTAGTAGCAATTTGAGAAACGCCGACAATCTCGGAAATATGGAATCATTTGGTACATTTGATGCTGATTCAAGGATGAAATCAGG atcaACAAGCTCACTTGCTCACTCTCGAATGATGGCTCGAagtattggaaatttgaatgacAGTCTAGCAATGGAAGGATCGAATAATTATGATTCACCAAGTCAGCGGCTAGCCAACACAATACAAATGATGAGAAAAGCTAGTAATCCAGATCTCACCGCTCCTGAACAATTTGAAGATACTGGAAGCCCATTTGCACAGAGAATGGCTCGTGGAGCCGtacaaaagaaaatggaaagatATCGAGCAAAGAATAAGAGTGGAAATGTTGTTGGAAGAAATCAAACATCGGAAGAAAGTGATTCAAATAATTCGGATATGATGCCATTAAGTATTAATAAAAGAGCTTTGACTGCTGGAAATCGGTCAACAACTGGATCAGATTTCTCTCCAGCTTCATCAAGAGGATCTTCCTCCCTTGCAATGGGTAGTGGAC cAATCGGTAGTGGTCTTCCATCGAGCCGTCGTCTTTACGATCAACAGAGAAGTGTTCTTTCTTCATCTGGTACCCCAAGAAGAActggaaataattatttgGTTACCAAGATGAGTGAACAAATGAATAAATCAATGGAAGGTCCTGATCTTGGAAGTGATGAATCTCCACGTAGTTCTGTTAATTCTCACGAGTGGCAGAATCTCATGGAGAATTCCCAAGATGGTACCAAAAATC CACTGATTTGCCACGTTCAAGACTGCATGGAACAACTGCGAATTCATGTCGATAAGAGTCTTCAAGCTAAGAAACTG gtgGAAGACGATACTTCTCTGGCTATGGAACAGAAAAAGATAGTTATGTGTGAAATTGACCGTTCAATTGAAcgattgattgaaaaattagccCCAAATCAATTATCAAG GTCAAATGACAGAAGCAATGGAAACGTGTCAGTTGGCAATGACTATACTCCAAAAGGCGCGAATATTTACGGAATCCTCAAAGAGAACCTCTCATCCAGACAGTGA